The following proteins are encoded in a genomic region of Cryptomeria japonica chromosome 11, Sugi_1.0, whole genome shotgun sequence:
- the LOC131080097 gene encoding transcription factor bHLH36: protein MSFYPNKEFDLSNFSSIPSQQEKTYQNALDFYFQKSSEDGFGNPSSCNVGKMAGSQPNKQITHKLVERQRRKDMNSLYSELRSVLSEESIRGNRSVTDQLAEAANYVHYLKQQIKDLSEERDRNKTPAVCPKGVEISKPLEFQKSDEGFPSIKIKSFGSATFQVYINSIQNQIALSDVLLVLEECRVEVVSAASSVNNGKVFYTIHAKVADHSITNFETLYVKLQQLIGGGGFQKAEHFLCNNFHKGRGRNPAEKQMKDSNIFTDILEGSRTYVKCATALF, encoded by the exons ATGAGTTTCTATCCAAACAAGGAATTTGACTTGTCGAATTTCAGTTCCATCCCATCTCAACAAGAGAAAACTTACCAAAATGCTCTGGATTTCTACTTTCAGAAATCTTCAGAAGATGGATTTGGTAACCCCAGTTCATGTAATGTTGGGAAGATGGCAGGCTCACAACCCAACAAACAGATTACTCACAAATTGGTTGAAAGGCAGCGGCGGAAAGACATGAATTCTCTCTACTCGGAGCTGAGATCAGTACTTTCAGAAGAAAGTATTCGG GGAAATCGTTCAGTAACAGACCAACTGGCGGAAGCTGCTAATTATGTTCATTATCTAAAGCAACAGATCAAAGATCTATCGGAGGAAAGAGACAGGAACAAAACTCCAGCAGTTTGCCCTAAGGGAGTTGAAATATCCAAGCCTCTGGAATTCCAGAAATCAGATGAGGGTTTCCCATCAATTAAAATAAAGTCATTCGGTTCAGCTACATTTCAGGTATATATAAACTCGATCCAGAATCAGATTGCCTTGTCCGATGTTCTTCTGGTGTTGGAAGAATGTAGAGTTGAAGTTGTGAGTGCTGCTTCGTCTGTGAATAATGGAAAAGTCTTCTATACCATACATGCCAAG GTAGCAGACCATAGCATTACTAATTTCGAGACACTATATGTTAAACTTCAGCAATTGATCGG GGGTGGAGGATTTCAGAAGGCAGAACATTTTCTTTGCAATAATTTTCATAAGGGCAGAGGCAGAAATCCAG CAGAGAAGCAGATGAAAGACTCAAATATTTTCACCGACATTTTGGAAGGGTCTCGAACATATGTCAAGTGCGCCACTGCTCTCTTTTAG